A section of the bacterium genome encodes:
- a CDS encoding pirin family protein yields the protein MNQLRTVEKIFTGQVSIDGAGVKLQRLFGYHEASLFDPFLLLDYFGSDRPEDYRNGFPWHPHRGIETITYMIEGSCEHGDSLNNKGVIATGDVQWMTAGSGIIHQEMPQGDEKGRMFGFQLWANLPSTHKMMAPRYRDIKDNAIPRVRGANGIEIRIICGTVDGVQGPAEDVVIDPEYLDVYLPAQTEFSRPLPAGHTAFIAVFKSGLRVADTVVDQGSVALLKQGDVLTVQALEKPARFLLVSGKPLKEPIAWRGPIVMNTQEELAAAFQAFNNGTFIQKV from the coding sequence GTGAATCAACTACGCACAGTAGAGAAAATTTTTACAGGACAGGTCTCCATAGACGGCGCCGGCGTAAAGCTGCAGCGCCTGTTCGGCTATCATGAAGCATCGCTTTTTGATCCGTTTCTGCTCCTCGACTATTTCGGTTCAGACCGGCCGGAGGACTATCGCAACGGTTTTCCCTGGCACCCGCATCGCGGCATCGAGACCATCACCTACATGATCGAAGGCTCTTGCGAGCATGGCGACAGCCTCAACAACAAAGGCGTCATCGCTACGGGCGATGTCCAATGGATGACCGCGGGCAGCGGCATCATTCACCAGGAGATGCCCCAGGGCGATGAAAAAGGCCGCATGTTCGGCTTTCAATTGTGGGCGAATCTGCCCAGCACGCACAAGATGATGGCCCCCCGGTATCGCGACATCAAAGACAACGCCATTCCGCGCGTACGTGGAGCGAACGGAATCGAGATCAGGATTATCTGCGGCACGGTGGACGGCGTCCAGGGTCCGGCGGAGGATGTCGTGATCGATCCAGAATATCTGGATGTGTACCTGCCGGCGCAGACTGAATTCAGCCGCCCACTGCCGGCCGGCCATACCGCTTTTATCGCGGTGTTTAAAAGCGGGCTGCGCGTGGCGGATACGGTCGTGGACCAGGGTTCGGTGGCCTTGCTGAAGCAGGGCGATGTTCTCACTGTCCAGGCGCTGGAAAAACCGGCGCGCTTTCTCCTGGTGTCCGGCAAACCGCTCAAAGAGCCCATCGCCTGGCGCGGGCCCATTGTCATGAACACTCAGGAAGAACTGGCGGCCGCGTTTCAGGCCTTTAACAATGGCACGTTTATTCAAAAAGTATAG
- the larA gene encoding nickel-dependent lactate racemase, with product MQLAYGDSQLEFPLPIGVEWQTLDRSPADDWPAASLSAAVEDLISQLSARQLQNRSRLLLIIPDHTRRCRVHDILGALLPALEQRFQPQIDILIANGSHVLQPESTIRALVGADLYDAYPVQQHDSRNAAALDYWGMTSNGTPIYLNEKVKRADFILTIGGVLFHYFAGFGGGPKMLLPGVAGYETVRINHRRTVDEITASMHSGCREGHLDGNPVFLDLVEVVPLLPNTLSLQVVLNRRQEFIFCEAGPLLEVHRRACACVRAVYSIPIKRKADVVAASAGGFPGDVNLIQAHKSLHHAFQAVRDGGSIVLLAQCREGVGSSTCMPYFDAGDSAAMGKRLLEEYQINGQTALAIRMKAEKAFVYLVSALDPVLVARTGMIPVDSLEQAWEKIAPGLNRNAFGYLMPKASTYLPVVIE from the coding sequence ATGCAACTTGCTTATGGGGATTCCCAGTTAGAATTCCCCTTGCCGATTGGAGTGGAGTGGCAGACGTTGGACCGCAGTCCTGCTGATGACTGGCCGGCCGCATCGCTTTCCGCAGCGGTGGAGGACTTGATCAGCCAACTTTCCGCGCGGCAGCTGCAGAACCGGAGCAGACTGCTTTTAATCATTCCAGACCATACACGCCGTTGCCGGGTGCACGACATTCTCGGAGCGCTTTTGCCCGCCCTGGAACAACGGTTTCAGCCGCAAATTGACATTTTGATCGCCAACGGCAGCCATGTGCTGCAGCCTGAATCGACCATCCGCGCGCTGGTGGGGGCTGATCTATACGATGCATATCCGGTGCAGCAGCACGACAGCCGAAACGCGGCTGCACTCGACTATTGGGGCATGACCAGCAATGGCACACCGATCTATTTGAACGAGAAGGTCAAGAGAGCGGACTTTATTCTGACCATCGGCGGCGTTTTGTTTCACTATTTCGCCGGTTTCGGCGGCGGCCCGAAGATGCTGCTGCCCGGCGTGGCGGGGTATGAGACGGTGCGCATCAATCATCGTCGAACGGTGGATGAAATCACCGCCTCGATGCACAGCGGATGCCGCGAGGGGCATCTGGACGGCAATCCGGTTTTCCTCGATTTGGTTGAGGTTGTGCCCTTGTTACCCAACACGCTCTCCCTGCAGGTAGTGCTGAACCGTCGGCAGGAATTTATATTTTGCGAGGCCGGGCCGTTGTTGGAAGTGCATCGCCGGGCGTGCGCCTGCGTCCGGGCTGTCTACAGCATTCCGATTAAACGCAAAGCGGACGTAGTGGCGGCGAGCGCCGGCGGTTTTCCCGGCGACGTCAACCTGATACAGGCGCACAAATCGCTGCATCATGCCTTTCAGGCGGTGCGGGATGGCGGCTCCATCGTGCTGCTGGCCCAGTGCCGCGAAGGCGTTGGCTCTTCGACCTGCATGCCTTATTTCGACGCCGGCGACAGCGCGGCCATGGGCAAACGACTGTTGGAGGAATATCAAATCAACGGCCAGACCGCGCTGGCCATTCGAATGAAAGCGGAAAAGGCTTTTGTGTATCTGGTCTCCGCACTCGATCCGGTTTTGGTGGCCAGGACCGGAATGATCCCTGTGGACTCGCTGGAACAGGCTTGGGAAAAAATCGCCCCGGGCCTTAACCGCAACGCTTTTGGTTACCTAATGCCCAAGGCCTCTACGTATTTGCCTGTTGTAATAGAATGA
- a CDS encoding TerC family protein yields MIFLWIGFLLFILAMLALDLGVFHRKSHIVSMKEALTWSAVWIALGLSFSVFIYFGYERQWLGLGTALDVADNVFNDGRSAAFKYLTGYVVEKSLSVDNIFVIAMIFGFFAVPAIYQHRVLFWGVLGALVLRGLMIGIGAALIARFHWILYLFGFFLIVTAIKMLFLKNQEMDPERNVLLRWTRKLIPVTSRYHGEHFVVTAGSPASLENATPDSPAAADPIVEKAARGTKMLTPLALALIMVEATDLIFAVDSIPAIFAITADPFLVFTSNVFAILGLRSLYFALSGMMNSFKYLKPALALVLLVVGIKMLTVHWLKALLGDYFNLYLLAVIFIILAAGVVASLLHKEGNAANHALPEER; encoded by the coding sequence ATGATCTTTCTCTGGATTGGATTTCTCCTTTTCATCCTGGCGATGCTGGCGCTGGATTTGGGCGTGTTCCATCGCAAATCGCACATCGTCAGCATGAAAGAGGCGTTGACCTGGAGCGCGGTGTGGATCGCGCTGGGCCTCTCGTTTTCAGTCTTTATCTATTTCGGCTATGAGCGGCAGTGGCTGGGCCTGGGCACGGCGCTCGATGTCGCCGACAATGTGTTCAACGACGGACGATCGGCGGCTTTCAAGTACCTGACCGGCTATGTGGTGGAAAAGTCCCTCAGCGTCGACAACATCTTTGTCATCGCCATGATTTTCGGCTTTTTCGCAGTCCCTGCCATCTATCAGCATCGTGTTCTTTTCTGGGGCGTGCTCGGAGCGCTGGTGCTTCGCGGTCTGATGATCGGCATCGGCGCCGCGCTCATCGCCCGCTTTCACTGGATCCTCTATCTGTTCGGTTTCTTTTTGATCGTCACCGCGATCAAGATGCTCTTTCTCAAAAACCAGGAGATGGATCCGGAGCGCAATGTTCTCCTCAGATGGACGCGCAAACTGATCCCAGTGACGAGCCGTTATCACGGTGAGCACTTTGTCGTGACCGCAGGCAGCCCGGCCTCGCTGGAAAACGCCACACCGGACAGCCCGGCGGCAGCGGATCCGATTGTGGAAAAAGCCGCCCGCGGCACAAAAATGTTGACGCCCCTGGCGCTCGCCCTGATCATGGTGGAAGCGACGGACCTCATCTTTGCTGTGGATTCCATTCCGGCTATCTTTGCCATCACCGCCGATCCCTTTCTGGTTTTTACCAGCAACGTCTTTGCCATTCTCGGGCTGCGTTCGCTCTATTTTGCGTTGTCGGGAATGATGAATTCCTTTAAATATCTCAAGCCTGCACTTGCCCTGGTTTTGCTGGTCGTCGGCATCAAGATGCTGACCGTGCATTGGCTCAAAGCCCTGCTGGGCGATTATTTCAACCTCTATCTGCTGGCAGTGATCTTTATAATCTTGGCCGCCGGCGTCGTGGCCTCGCTGCTGCATAAAGAGGGAAACGCCGCCAACCACGCGCTGCCAGAGGAGCGCTGA
- a CDS encoding B12-binding domain-containing radical SAM protein, producing MRIILIQPALEDFYSTPIRFYPLGLLYAAAVLQRLGHTVAVLDCLTPRRQTKKPVPPELQYLQPLFRDNPYLFHAYYRFGAEDDDSLRRVQAWRPDLIGISSQFTAYFEQAAGLARLLHKQLHVPVILGGHHATAFSAEIQERLPFVYRVLTGPAESALPAFLQEQGHGAAEAVEWSDLTPAHALAPEGAYRFGKKNGMSLVASRGCPFRCDFCSVHAMFDHGIRYRPVAAVIDEMRWNLVHKKVRVFNFEDDNLSWDRSWFLEFLRAVQNDPDLAQCELTAMNGLSYATLDEELLREMKRAGFRQLNLAYVTGDAGLQKKYHRPGQGDFAALTAAAQRLGLFVTAYVIIGLPEQTFCEIKESIDYLFSLGVLVGPSVFYIPPASALYHRLPLTAAMRSQWSLYRSSAFAVETEHLTREQLVELFAYCRRRNLEKRKNTEYFATNG from the coding sequence ATGCGAATTATTTTAATACAACCGGCACTGGAAGATTTTTATTCAACCCCGATACGGTTCTATCCGCTGGGTTTGCTCTATGCCGCCGCTGTGCTGCAGCGGCTCGGTCACACCGTTGCGGTTCTGGACTGCCTGACGCCTCGACGGCAAACTAAAAAGCCCGTGCCGCCCGAGTTGCAGTATCTGCAGCCGCTGTTCCGCGATAACCCCTATCTTTTTCATGCCTATTACCGTTTCGGCGCTGAGGATGATGACAGCCTGCGCCGGGTGCAGGCGTGGCGTCCGGATCTAATCGGAATCTCCAGTCAATTCACCGCTTATTTCGAACAAGCCGCCGGTCTTGCCCGGTTGCTGCACAAGCAGTTGCATGTGCCGGTGATTCTCGGCGGTCATCATGCCACCGCCTTCTCCGCTGAGATTCAGGAACGGTTGCCGTTTGTGTACCGGGTGTTGACCGGGCCGGCAGAGTCGGCGTTGCCGGCCTTTCTGCAGGAACAGGGTCATGGTGCGGCAGAGGCTGTCGAGTGGAGCGATTTGACGCCTGCACACGCCTTGGCGCCAGAGGGCGCATATCGGTTTGGTAAAAAGAACGGCATGTCCCTGGTCGCCAGCCGCGGCTGTCCTTTTCGTTGCGACTTTTGCAGTGTGCACGCCATGTTCGATCATGGCATCCGCTATCGTCCGGTGGCGGCCGTGATCGACGAGATGCGATGGAATCTGGTGCATAAAAAGGTGCGCGTGTTCAATTTTGAGGATGACAACCTCTCCTGGGACCGATCCTGGTTTCTCGAGTTTTTACGTGCCGTACAGAACGATCCCGATCTGGCGCAGTGTGAATTGACCGCCATGAACGGATTGTCTTATGCCACCTTGGATGAAGAGCTGTTGCGCGAGATGAAAAGAGCGGGGTTTCGGCAGCTTAACCTGGCCTATGTCACCGGCGATGCGGGCCTGCAAAAAAAATATCACCGGCCCGGACAGGGTGATTTTGCCGCTCTGACGGCTGCGGCACAGCGGCTGGGACTTTTCGTCACCGCTTATGTGATCATCGGTTTACCGGAACAGACTTTTTGTGAAATCAAGGAGAGCATCGATTATCTATTCAGCCTAGGGGTGCTGGTGGGTCCTTCGGTTTTTTATATACCGCCGGCCAGCGCACTTTATCATCGGTTGCCCCTCACGGCGGCGATGCGCAGCCAGTGGAGTTTGTACCGGTCTTCGGCTTTCGCTGTGGAAACCGAACACCTGACGCGCGAACAGCTGGTGGAGTTGTTCGCCTATTGCCGGCGCCGTAATCTGGAAAAGCGAAAAAACACCGAATATTTTGCAACCAACGGGTGA
- a CDS encoding M1 family metallopeptidase, whose translation MAPLSRAAGEPNPIDVLSYHARLQLLSPRQWMEGSVEITMTPIQMLSTFFLDLVALQVDSVVCRDHALRYRVLSPRLWIEAESSLAPGDTLRFTVFYRGAPGNDGFGGFFYLDEFLFTVGQGIYSTPPSMTRYWLPCHDEPADKAYWSVEIIAPRSVSALSNGKLLKKTEQDAVAVWHWREACPMSTYLMAITAGHLVHFKDQVVSRDGDAIALNFYARSEHESMAKSDWRRTGEMLLLFEKKFGPYPFDSYGMVEVPMRGAMEHQTLTSFSTYLITGNGEYENIVAHELGHQWWGDWVTPADWRDIWLNEGFASYCEALWQEHLHGTQGLQTTMAHFAAEYFLEADRLGAFSLYDPTYLWGATVYEKGAWILHMLRFLLGDFSFFNALQTYANRFGGKNATTSDFARVVSEIYGKDLDWFFQQWVYQPDIPEWRAAWQCETSAPRTYELQLTIEQRQRHGILLTAPLEVEIRLRNRALR comes from the coding sequence GTGGCGCCGCTGTCTCGCGCAGCGGGCGAACCCAACCCGATCGATGTGTTGTCCTATCATGCCCGATTGCAGTTGCTGTCGCCGCGGCAGTGGATGGAGGGAAGCGTCGAGATCACCATGACGCCGATACAAATGCTGTCGACGTTTTTTCTTGACCTGGTTGCTCTACAAGTGGACTCGGTGGTGTGCCGGGACCATGCGCTGCGATATCGTGTCCTATCGCCCCGGCTGTGGATCGAAGCGGAGAGCAGTCTGGCGCCGGGCGATACGCTGCGGTTTACGGTGTTCTATCGCGGCGCGCCCGGCAACGATGGCTTCGGCGGCTTTTTTTACCTTGATGAATTTTTATTTACTGTGGGTCAGGGCATATATTCGACGCCGCCTTCGATGACACGCTACTGGCTGCCGTGTCATGATGAGCCGGCTGACAAAGCGTATTGGTCTGTGGAGATCATAGCGCCCCGCTCGGTGTCGGCGCTGTCGAACGGAAAGCTATTAAAAAAAACGGAACAGGATGCAGTGGCGGTTTGGCACTGGCGTGAGGCGTGCCCCATGTCCACTTATCTGATGGCCATTACCGCCGGCCACCTGGTCCATTTTAAGGATCAGGTCGTCTCACGGGACGGCGATGCCATTGCCTTGAATTTTTACGCCCGATCGGAACACGAAAGCATGGCGAAATCGGACTGGCGGCGCACCGGCGAGATGCTTTTATTGTTTGAAAAAAAATTCGGCCCTTATCCTTTTGATTCCTACGGCATGGTCGAGGTTCCCATGCGCGGCGCCATGGAGCATCAGACTCTGACTTCTTTTTCCACGTACCTGATCACCGGCAACGGCGAATACGAGAACATCGTGGCGCATGAACTGGGCCATCAATGGTGGGGAGACTGGGTGACGCCGGCGGATTGGCGCGATATTTGGTTGAACGAGGGTTTTGCCTCCTATTGCGAAGCGCTGTGGCAGGAACATCTGCACGGAACTCAAGGTCTGCAAACCACAATGGCACATTTTGCCGCCGAGTATTTCCTGGAAGCGGATCGGTTGGGCGCCTTCAGTCTATATGATCCCACATATCTCTGGGGCGCTACGGTGTATGAGAAGGGCGCGTGGATTCTGCATATGCTCCGGTTCCTCCTTGGAGACTTTTCTTTTTTCAATGCCCTGCAAACCTATGCAAACCGATTCGGCGGAAAAAATGCGACCACTTCTGATTTTGCACGAGTGGTTTCTGAGATCTATGGCAAAGATCTTGATTGGTTTTTTCAGCAGTGGGTGTATCAGCCCGACATACCGGAATGGAGGGCGGCCTGGCAATGTGAAACCAGCGCTCCCCGAACCTATGAACTGCAGCTCACCATCGAGCAGAGACAACGGCATGGCATTCTGTTAACAGCGCCGCTGGAGGTGGAGATCCGCTTGCGAAACCGCGCTTTACG
- the bcp gene encoding thioredoxin-dependent thiol peroxidase produces MVDLKPGDKAPAFTLPSSSGGKISLKDYAGKKRVVLYFYPKDNTSGCTKEACSFRDYSVKLAAKDTVVLGVSADSLESHEKFIKKYNLNFPLLSDVDHKVAEAYGAWGEKSLYGKKYFGMIRKTFIIGKNGKLEQVFHKVKAEDHGKEILDLLS; encoded by the coding sequence ATGGTGGATTTAAAACCAGGCGACAAGGCGCCGGCCTTTACCTTGCCGTCCAGTTCAGGGGGCAAAATCTCCCTGAAAGACTATGCCGGCAAAAAGCGGGTGGTGCTTTATTTTTACCCTAAAGACAATACCTCCGGTTGCACCAAAGAGGCCTGTTCTTTTCGTGATTACTCGGTCAAGCTCGCGGCCAAGGATACCGTGGTTCTCGGCGTCAGCGCCGACAGTCTGGAATCGCATGAAAAGTTCATCAAGAAATACAATCTCAATTTTCCTCTGCTGTCGGATGTGGATCATAAAGTTGCGGAAGCCTACGGCGCCTGGGGTGAAAAGAGCCTGTATGGAAAAAAATATTTTGGAATGATCCGAAAAACTTTTATAATAGGCAAGAACGGAAAACTGGAACAGGTGTTCCACAAAGTGAAAGCCGAAGACCATGGAAAGGAGATCCTGGATCTGCTTTCCTGA
- a CDS encoding DUF1080 domain-containing protein: protein MSTKFVAAFIMLLAVCAGAVAQTSDPIQPWLGRWALFLPGGAGWLEVRQEQGYLDADILWYGGSVVPVDYVVLDDETLLISRTRKIVRSKNAEGNPLRTQINTEWLECTLHNDVLAGTLYRSQDDGRGIKKTRFTGKKIPALPQAPDLSKIKYAKPITLFNGKDLTGWTLVNPENENGFKVENGALVNDPVQPEGRPHINYGNLRTTALFEDFKLKLQVNIPKGNNSGVYLRGIYEVQIFDSYGLPLDSHHMGAIYSRITPSVAAEKPAGEWQDLEMILCDRHVTVILNGKTIIDNQPLQGCTGGALTADEFVPGPIYLQGDHGRVMYRNIVLWPIVK, encoded by the coding sequence ATGTCCACTAAATTCGTGGCAGCCTTTATCATGCTGCTGGCTGTATGCGCTGGCGCGGTTGCGCAGACCTCTGATCCGATACAGCCCTGGCTGGGGCGCTGGGCTCTTTTTCTGCCCGGCGGCGCCGGCTGGCTGGAAGTGCGGCAGGAACAAGGCTATTTGGACGCCGATATCCTCTGGTACGGCGGCAGCGTCGTTCCAGTCGACTATGTGGTGCTCGACGATGAAACCCTGCTGATCAGCCGTACGCGCAAAATCGTGCGCAGCAAGAACGCCGAAGGGAACCCGTTGCGCACCCAGATCAATACAGAATGGCTGGAATGCACGCTCCACAACGATGTGCTCGCCGGAACGCTGTACCGCAGTCAGGACGACGGCCGGGGCATCAAAAAAACCAGATTCACCGGCAAAAAGATACCCGCTCTGCCTCAGGCGCCAGATTTAAGTAAAATCAAGTATGCCAAGCCGATCACCCTATTCAACGGCAAAGACCTGACCGGCTGGACATTGGTCAATCCGGAAAACGAAAACGGTTTCAAGGTGGAGAACGGCGCGTTGGTCAATGATCCCGTCCAGCCCGAAGGTCGGCCTCATATCAACTATGGCAATTTGCGCACCACAGCCCTTTTTGAAGATTTTAAATTAAAGCTGCAGGTGAATATTCCCAAGGGCAACAACAGCGGCGTCTATCTGCGCGGCATCTATGAGGTGCAGATCTTTGACAGCTATGGCCTGCCCCTGGATTCGCACCATATGGGCGCCATCTACAGCCGCATCACCCCCTCTGTGGCAGCGGAAAAACCGGCCGGCGAATGGCAGGATCTGGAGATGATCCTCTGCGATCGCCATGTCACTGTGATATTGAACGGGAAAACCATCATTGACAATCAGCCGCTGCAAGGCTGCACCGGCGGCGCGCTTACGGCGGATGAATTTGTCCCAGGACCCATTTATCTGCAGGGCGACCACGGTCGGGTTATGTATCGCAACATCGTGCTGTGGCCCATCGTCAAATAA
- a CDS encoding RNA methyltransferase, producing MRKLSFQELQAQRINLTGRRLPVSVLLDDIRSLHNVGAVFRTADGAAVDHLYLCGISGTPPRDEIRKTSLGAEESVPWSYHRDPIPLVHDLKRQGRQIVVLEQTTAGVDYRRACYRFPLVLIVGHEYQGVAEELVTAADLAIELPMHGVKHSLNVSVAFGVAIYEIRRRWEETCSR from the coding sequence ATGCGGAAATTATCTTTTCAAGAGCTGCAGGCACAGAGGATTAACCTCACCGGCCGACGTCTGCCGGTTTCGGTTCTTTTGGACGACATTCGCAGTTTGCACAATGTCGGCGCCGTATTTCGTACTGCAGACGGTGCGGCGGTGGACCATTTATACCTGTGCGGCATCTCCGGCACTCCGCCGCGGGATGAAATCCGCAAGACCAGCCTTGGCGCTGAGGAGAGCGTGCCCTGGTCCTATCACCGGGATCCCATCCCCCTGGTCCACGATCTCAAGCGTCAAGGCCGTCAGATTGTCGTGTTGGAGCAGACCACGGCCGGCGTGGATTATCGCCGCGCCTGCTATCGTTTTCCGCTGGTCCTGATCGTGGGGCATGAATATCAGGGCGTGGCCGAGGAACTGGTGACAGCGGCGGATCTTGCCATCGAACTGCCCATGCACGGCGTCAAGCACTCGCTCAATGTGTCGGTGGCGTTCGGCGTGGCGATCTATGAAATACGGCGGCGCTGGGAAGAAACCTGCAGCCGATAG
- a CDS encoding bifunctional methionine sulfoxide reductase B/A protein has product MRAFVKAGLLLLLVFSGAQPQERKMKLNPLSPEEKQVLLYKGTEAPFSGKYVHTKENGIYLCKQCDAPLYRSSDKFDSHCGWPSFDDALPGAVRRQPDADGRRVEILCAACGGHLGHVFTGEGFTAKNLRHCINSISLQFIPAETMKPQKAYFAGGCFWGTEHYFKQAKGVLSTTVGYMGGHTKNPTYKQVCYENTGHAETVEVVFDPTRTSFETIAKLFFEIHDPTQADGQGPDIGDQYRSVVFYVDEEQKETTERLVNLLKEKGLNVVTQIVQAKTFWPGEEYHQDYYEKTGKTPYCHFHTKRF; this is encoded by the coding sequence ATGCGAGCGTTCGTAAAGGCAGGGCTATTGCTTTTATTGGTTTTCAGCGGAGCCCAGCCGCAGGAGAGAAAAATGAAATTGAATCCACTGTCCCCTGAGGAAAAGCAGGTGCTGCTGTACAAAGGCACAGAAGCGCCCTTTAGCGGAAAATATGTTCATACTAAAGAGAACGGCATTTACCTCTGCAAACAGTGCGACGCGCCGCTGTATCGCTCCTCCGATAAATTCGATTCGCACTGCGGATGGCCCAGCTTTGACGATGCCCTGCCAGGCGCGGTCCGGCGGCAGCCAGATGCCGACGGCCGGCGAGTGGAAATCCTCTGCGCAGCCTGCGGCGGCCATCTCGGCCACGTGTTCACCGGCGAAGGATTTACCGCTAAAAACCTACGCCACTGCATCAATTCCATTTCTCTTCAATTTATTCCAGCGGAGACCATGAAACCACAAAAAGCGTATTTTGCCGGGGGCTGTTTCTGGGGGACCGAGCACTATTTTAAACAAGCTAAAGGCGTGCTCTCCACCACGGTGGGCTATATGGGCGGGCACACGAAAAATCCCACCTACAAACAGGTGTGCTATGAAAACACCGGCCATGCGGAGACCGTGGAGGTCGTGTTTGATCCCACGCGGACCTCTTTTGAAACGATCGCCAAACTGTTCTTCGAGATCCATGATCCCACCCAGGCCGACGGTCAGGGACCGGACATCGGCGATCAATACCGCTCGGTCGTCTTTTATGTGGATGAGGAGCAAAAAGAGACCACGGAGCGGCTGGTCAACCTGCTGAAGGAGAAAGGGCTGAATGTGGTCACCCAGATCGTGCAGGCAAAGACTTTTTGGCCCGGTGAAGAGTATCACCAGGACTATTACGAAAAAACCGGCAAAACGCCGTACTGCCACTTTCACACCAAACGCTTCTGA